The bacterium genome contains the following window.
GGGGGGTAGCCAAAATCATCGGAGGCGGTTCTTCCTTACCCCCTTCCGGCTCCCCGCCTTGCCCGCTGTTGGTCTTGGAGGCCGGTTCCCGGTGGGCAATCTTTCGTTCTTTGACCATGAGCGTATCATCAAAAAAACTCATCCCATCAGCAAATTTTCTTACTTTATCGCGGAGCGCTTTTTCGCTCTCCAGCCTGGTAACCTGGGCCTCGATCTGGAATATTCTGGCCTTGAGCAATGCAGCCTGGTCGGAGAGGAAATCGGCTTTTTTGCGGATTTGCGAAGAAGTATCGTTATCCTGAACTTCCAGGTTTACTTTCAGCGTTTCAAAAGCTACCGGTTTTTCGAGGCCTTCGGATTCTTTCAGGTATATCAGCAAGTGCTTTAAAAGAGCCTTCCGCTCCCTCTCACCCGGTTGCTCTTCGAGCCGTTTCACCAGAGCGGTGATCGCCAGTGAATATTTTTGCCTCAGTTGTGATTCGGTATCCGCTGTCTGCCTCGAAACAGTTTCCAGACTGGATACCAGCCGCTGAGAATCCTGCATCAGCGAATCCAGTTTCCGGTTTCCCCTCCCTTCCGATTTTTGCTTTTCCTGTAAAATTTTCTCTGCCAGCCGGTCGATTTCCTTGAATAATCTGGTCTTTTCCGATTGCTGCTCAGCCAGCACCCGGCTGAGCCGGGAAATAGTGTCAGCCATGTCTGGAGACCAGGAAGGGGCGGCATCCGGGGCCGCTATTGCGGTGTATGCAGGGGACGCTCCGAAAATCAGAAGAATGCCAGCCAGCACAATCCATCCGATCAAATTCTGACTCCTGACTCCTGACTCCTGACTCCTGAACTTACTCATAATCCCTTTCATGGTATTTTTGCCTCGTTGTATCATGCTGCTCTATAGAAGATTACTCGATCAGTTTATATTTTTCCAGCTTATAATATAACGCGCTGGTCTTTATCCCCAGAATCTCCGCCGCCTTTGTTTTCACCCCGCCTGCTTTCTCCATTGCCCGCTTGAGGAGCTGGAGCTCCAGACTTTCCAGATTTGGATTGAGCGATAAATCTTCTTCAGACAAATGCACACCATTCAGCTTGTCCTTTTCCAGGAAAACGGGGAAATCGCAGAGCTGAATCTCGTCCCTGTCGCACAGAACCAGTGCCCGTTCTATCAGATTCTCAAGCTCCCGGATATTACCCGGCCAATCGTATTCCTGCAACGCCTCGATGGCTGTTGGGGCTATTTTCGATACCGGCTTCTTGAGTTCAACCCCTTTCTTCCTCAGGAAATGATCGACCAGAAGAGGAATATCCTCCTTCCGATGCCGCAGGGGCGGCAAATCAAGAGGAATGACATTTAAGCGATAGTATAAATCCTCCCTGAACCTGCCCTGTTGAGCCAGCTCAAAAAGGTTTTTATTCGAAGCCGCAATAACGCGCACATCGACTTTTTTTGTATGCTCTCCGCCTACCCGGTCAATTTCCTTCTCCTGAAGAACCCGCAGGAGCTTTACCTGCACATTCTCGGAAATATCGCCGATCTCGTCCAGAAAGATCGATCCGCCGTCAGCCAGCTCGAACTTGCCCCGCTTTTGCCTGATGGCATTGGTGAATGCACCTTTCTCATGCCCGAAGAGTTCGCTTTCCAGTAACCCTTCCGCCAGGGCACCACAATTCACCTTGATGAAGGGATTATCCTTGCGGGAGCTGAGATTATGAATAGCGTGGGCTATCAGCTCTTTGCCCGTGCCGCTTTCCCCGGCAATGAGGACCGAGGAGTCTGTCGGGGCGATCTTCCTGATCTGCTCGAAAACAAGCTGCATCGGCTTCGACTGCCCGATGATCTGACCAAAGTTATACTGCTGGGAGACCTGGGTACGCAGGTACTGGTTCTCCTCGCCAAGACGCTGGTTTTCCTCCCGGACGGCTTTATTTTGCAGCACTTTTCTGATTCTGGTCCGAAACTCTTCGAGGGAAAGAGGCTTGCTCACACAGTCCGATGCGCCTTTAGTCATTGCCTGGACAGCAAGCTCCATCGTTCCATAGGCCGTTATCAAAACCACATCGGTTTCCGGGTTGATTTTTTTTATTTCTTCGAGTACTTCAAGGCCGCTCACCGGCTCCATGCGGTAATCGGTGATTACCAGATCGAGATTCATCTTTCTGCACAGCAGGAGCCCTTCCTTCCCGTCTTTGGCCGAGTGCACCTCATGCCCCTCTCGCCTGAGGCTGTAGCACATCCCTTCCCGCATGGTGGAATCATCCTCAATCACCAGGATCTTTCTCATGCAACTTCTCTCCTTCCTGCAATACCTCGACGATACATCCATGAAGAGTCCCGGCTAAACCGGGATCCGGATCGCGGCCGTGGTCAGTCCGCCTTCCCGGCTTTGAATCTCGATACTCGCCCCATGATCGGACAGGATTTTCTGCACAATAGCCAGCCCCAATCCCGCCCCCTTCTCCCTGGTCGTAAAAAAGGGCTCAAACAGCCGTGACAGGTTGTCATGCGGAATCCCCGGCCCATTGTCACTGACCACAACTTCCATCAGGCCATCCTTTTTTTCCGCCCGGACAGTTATTTTCCCCTGGGGAATGCCACCCTGTTGTATCGCTTGCAGTGAATTTTTTAAGATATTTATGAATACCCGCTTGAATTGCTCCGGGTCAACGGAGACTTTCAGGCGAGGTTCGATCTCGGACCGGAACTCGATGCTGGCTCCTTCAAATTCCAGGGCCAGCATCGAATAAGCCGCCTGGATCAGCTCCTCCAGGTAAATTTCAACCTTCTGAGGCGGTTTGGGCTTGGCGAAATCCAGAAACTCGGTAATGATCTGGTTCAGTTTCTTCACCTCTCTGGTGATTTTTTCAAGATGCTCCTTTGCAGGAATAGCAGCCATAGCGGAGCTTTGTCCATCCTCCGCCTGCCCAAGCTCCTCTGCCAGAATGCCGGCGAACAGCTCGATGCCGCCCAAAGGATTTCGGATCTCATGAGCCACATTGGCAAGCATCAGTTTCATCTGGGCATCCCTCTTTAAGATAGAAAGGCGCATCTGCTCAATGGTTCTTCCCAAAAACCCTATCTCGTCATTGGCCCGGATTTTGATTTCAGTTTTGAAATCCCCGGATCCGATATTCTCGATAGCGGCCACTAATTTGTGAATCGGATTGGTAATCGTCTTCGAGACAATATAGCCGATAGCCAGACTTATCAGAATACATGCCAATCCGAAGGTCATGACGTTGCGTTGAAATTTTTGTAAAATTTCCAGAAAGACCGCACTGGCATCTACTCCTACTATTGCAATAACCTTGCCATCGAGCAGCACCGGCGCATACCCTGACTTATAATAATTCCCATCCTCACCTAAAAACAGGACCGAAGCCATGCCCTTCTTCTGCCAGACACTTTCAAGCTCGAGCTGATCAAACTTCAGTTTCAGATACTCGGTTCCGATCGCGATTGCAGGCTGAGTATCGAGCAGGCTGCGGTTATTTTTATCGAAAACGTAAATCCGATTGGCTGCGGTCGCCTGCCTGATCTGGTCCAGCTGCACAATCAGATTCCGGTAAGTCAGACCGGACTCATTGCCGGGGGTGAGCTGTTTGACGATATCTCCATCCAGGTGAAGAGCAATGGTCCGGGCGATATCGATCAGACGCTGGCCAAGCTCCTGGTCGAGATAGTGCCGCGTATACCCGTAAAAGTACCATCCACAGGCAAGAACCGATAAAAAAATCAATACGCCGAAGATTATAGCCAGTTTATTGCTGATTTTATACATTCTTAATGTAAGGAGCGGTCCTCGACCACGATATTCGATACAGGCATCTCTGGTTTGAGATTTTTTACACTCCTGACCTGTCCGATTTTTCCTGTACCACCGCCTAAAATATGCTTATCCTTCAGGCGATCCAGGACTTCCTGCTCAAAGTTATAGTGTATGGGTCGCAGTTCTACGATATCCTTCCCACGACGACATACTCTTACAATCTCCCCGTGCTCAACCTTTTTCAGAATAGCGCTCAGATTATCTCTGAGCTGCTTGACCCCTACGGTTTCCATATCATTCTCCTCATCGGCAATCATTTGCTTTACAATAATAGCCACATTTTTCGGCTTCTGTCAATTCACCGGCAGTATCGAGTATGCAGCCTGTGTCTCTCTTCTGATTCTCTGGCATATACTGTCACTTTCCCCCTTATTCAGCAATGAGTTATTTCATCCTGCACGAAATAAATATATTAAACAAGTAAATTTATCATAAAATTACTGCAAAACAAGATAAAAAAAGCGTGACAAATTGAAACTTATATCGTATGATACCGCGCATTCGTTACTAACCTATCAGTAATCTTTATTATCATATTTTATAACCTATTTACTTATAAACCTAATATACCAAGAAAGGAGGAATGTTCTCGGAAATATCGTGTCTTACCCTGCAAATTGAGGCTCATGAGGTATCGATTCCATTTGGTTCAGGAGACAGCATAGAATTCAAAGATTACCGGAACAGCAAAAAATAACAGCAATGCTCGAACCTTACCGTTATTAATTTTAGCCTGAAATAGGAGATTGTAGTGTCATTACGGCGTCAAACCATAAGCAATACTGTCATGAGCGGTATGTTCTCGAAAATTGTGCAAGCATTTCTCATTTTATTGTGTACAGGTCTTGTTTCCACTTCCACTGCTACTGCTCTGGCTGCCTCATTGCCAGCACAGCCATCAACCGGGCCTGGGAGTACGGATTATGCCCACAGCCAGATTATCAGCAGCAGTCATGGTGCAGGTACCCTGCAATACTATATTTATGAACCGGACTCGCCAAAGCCGAGCCGTGCACCCCTGATTGTCTTCCTGCATGGATGGGGAGGAATGGATCCGAGTAATTATGAAGCATGGATCCGCCATATTGTTAGAATGGGCAATATAGTTGTTTATCCTGTATATCAGACCATGGCCACTACATCCACGCACTATAATTCCAATTCTCTTGAAGCAGTGAGGAACTCTCTGGAAACACTGCACAGCGGAGGGCATGTAGTGCCTGATCTTGGCAGATTTGCCATAGTAGGTCACTCAGTCGGCGGGATACTCGCCGCCAATATGGCTGCTTTGGCCGAAGCTGCCGGACTGCCTGCTCCCAAGGCAGTCATGTCTGTTGAGCCGGGCATCAGCACCATGTTTAATCTGGAAGACCTTTCGACCATTCCTTCCGATGCCCTGCTTCTCAGTGTAGCTGGCGACCGTGATAGCGTTGTCGGTGATTCGGACGCCAAAAGCATTTTCCGGAATACCCCGCAGATTCCTCCTGAAAATAAAGATTATATCACCATGGTTTCGGATAACTACGGCTCTCCCTCCCTGCTGGCTGACCATTTTGCCCCCTGTTGTTCAAATTCCAATAATGTAGACCCCCTTGACTATTACTGCCTCTGGAAACTGTTCGACGCTCTGACCGATGCGGCTTTTTATGGGAGAAACCGGGAGTATGCCCTCGGTAATACACCGCAGCAGCGGTACATGGGCAAATGGAGCGACGGGACCCCCGTGAGGGAGTTGATCGTTACCGATAATCCCTAGCCAGGAGAGGGATTATCAATACCCTCGCCGGGTAGAGAAACCAGATAAAGAGCGGGGAGGAGCTATTCCTCCCTGCTCTTTTTGCATAACTGACGCCAGTCCAAAGAAATCACAACAGGTAGCTCGCCAGAACGTCCACATGGCTGATAGCCGAAGATATGGTTGAAGACATCGCATATCCCCCGCCATGAACAGAGAGAACCGGACAGGATACCCGCTTTGCCAGATCGAGCACGTATCTGGTCAATAGCCGGTAATCCTGCACAGACCAATCGGTAATGCCCCTGCCGCAATCATCCCGGTGCGAATCATAACCGGAGAAGATGAGAATCAGCTCTGGAGTCCAGGGTATGTGCTCTACAGCGGACTGAAAAGCAGGCAGGCTTTCAGGGGCACGATAAAACCTGCCAGGCAGACCTGTTCTTTCGATAAAATCATCCTTATAGAATTCGTCCAAAAGAGGAATGTTACACTGTCCAACCGCCTCAGCCGCTGTGGTTGTACCCTGCTCCACGACCCGCATCGTCATCATGTAAAGGTCTAATGCGCTGTGGATGCTGATGCAGTAAACGCTCTGGTCATTGGCGAAGATGGATTGAGTGCCGTCCCCATGATGGATATCCCAGTCTACAATCACCACTCTTGTAAAACCCTGGGCTTGGGCATAGCGGGCTGCGGCTGCCAGAGGATTCAAAAGACAGTATCCATGTCCCCAATCCACATAGGCATGCTGCCCGCCCAGACTCCAAGTCCGTACAGATATCCCGGCAGGCAGTATTCAAGCCCCGTACATTCAAGGCTTAACCTGGGCAATTCTACTCCAGGTTCACCGCAGGCCATCATTCTGAGCCTATTGAGATAGGATTCGGCATGCACCCGAAGATAATCCCGATCTTCGGCCTGTCTTATGACAAGTGCAGGATAGTGTGCCAATTCCTTTGCCAATTCTTCTCTGATCCGGCTAAAGTGAGGATAGGAGTGGCCGATAAACCTGATCTGCTCGGCAGGCTTTGATAGATAACAGGTATGGAGATGGAGATAGGTGGCAAATCCTGACATTGGTATATTATAGCAGTTTTCGCTTGAATAAACTACAGTAATAGGAAAGTGCCGATAAGTATTGACCCTACGATAGCCCGGAGGAAAGAAACTAACAGGCCGTCCTTCACCCCATACAGAACGATGACCACCATGATGATGATATTGGCCAGTCCCAGCCTCAGCCAGGGCACAGGATTGGGAATGGCCGACTCGACAATGAAAAAGATGACGGCCAGGCTCGACAGCAGGGAAAGGAATACGGTGCGGTTGATTTTCTTCCGATTGCTGTGATCTTCAATCCTTTCCAGCCAATCTAAAGCGGGAAAAACCCCCTTGAAGCAGTTAGAAGTATGTTTCTACGAGCTTTTTAGAGTATCTCAATACTCTTTCGGTGCCTTCGAGGCACATAATTCCTCCTGCATAGTAAGTACCATTTTTCCCCTGGGAAGCCTCTATTCTGTCGTAGAAGCCATCATGCAGGGTCTGGGTCTTGACATGAGGGAAGAAGCTCCACTGTTTTTGTATGATTATGCTTTCAACCTGTCCGCCTAATTGCTTCACGTCTTCTTTAACGAAGCTTATGAGCTCGTCAGAAGGAGTTCCCCAGGGAGCTATTTGGTACGATTTCCAGACTCCTGGAGAATCCTCTCGATTGAGAAGGCCTAAAACATGTCCATTCCTTTCCGGCACATTATTGGCCATGAGTACCACCAGGCTTCCATTCCTATAGTTTATGCCATGAGCGTGAAAAAAATGGACATCATAGTTATAACTTTGCACCTGGGAAAAAAGTTCCTGTTCCTCTTCGGTAGCATCGAGGAATTTTAAAGATTCTTTAAGGTCACAGGTAATAATGATGCGGTCGAAGGTCTCTGTAACTCCATTGGCGGTTACTTCGATCGACACTGAATTGCTGTCACTCTGCCGCTTCACTTTTTCTACGGTGTGGTTGAGACGAACATCATCCAGGTCTTCCGCAATCTTCTCCCACAACCTTTGATAACCGTCCGGGACCCTGTGGAGCGTAATGAAAACAGAGTCGAGATCCCTCATAGCAGGCATCAGGGCTTTGAGAACGTACAGAGCAGGCACTTCGTTATAATAACCAAATCCGCCGTTTGTCCACCATGTTTTAAAGCCATAGGCAATCGGCTCGATCTGATACTTCTGGGAAAATTTATCAAAGGTCATGAAAAGTTCCGGATCTGCCCCTGCGAAACCTGTCTTATTGAGGCTTCTGAATTTTATTTGAATCTTCTGGAAATTGGCCAATGCTGCGTTGGTTTCAGATGAACCATACTTTGCAATAACATATTCCTGTGCACTTTTATAATTCGTGTTATTGGCGTCGCGAAAAATAAAATCAGCTTCATCCAGTTGCAAATCGATATCATATTTGAAGGCCAATCCGTAAATATTACGATAGTATTCTTCGATCCACATGGCCCCGAGTTCATGGGTATGACCATCGTACGTAAAGGAATGAACCTTGCCTCCAACCTGGGGCTCCTTTTCATAAACGGTGACATTTTCGTAACCTGTATCTTTCAGATAATATGCCGCAGACAGCCCGGCAACTCCGGCTCCTACGATCGCTATGCGCAGATCCTTTGGTTGTTTTGTTTCGGCTTCCGCTATGCCCCCAGTTACAGGCTGGATAGTAATAACTAAAAGTAATGTGATTAAGTATGCTATCTTCCTCATATTAATGTGCCTTCTACTGTTATTATCTATAGATTAAAATAATATAATATATATCATATTTAGCTTATATTATATTCTATTCAGTTTGACATACATGTCAATCGGTGCAGTTGCCTCCATGCAACTACCATGATCAAGCAGCTCCGGCATTTTCAACAGACTGAAATGAAAAACCCGGCCAATGCAAGCTGCCCATTTTCACTATTCCACCCCCCTGTTTAAATTAATAGACAGTGCTAGCCATTGATTTTTTTGCTGATCATTCAAAAAACATACCTCCTTCCGGGCAAAGTGTGGTAGTTTTATCACAAAAATAGCAGCCATCTTTTTAACCATAACCTAACATAATGATTTATCGAAAGAAAATTACTCCAGCCATACTGGCACGCAAAATGCATTCCTATCAGTGGATAGAGTATTCAGCAAGCTCCTGAACTAAACCGAGAACCCAGTAACAGAACCAGGATTCTTTGACCGAGTACGAGAACAGGTTAAAAGATAGCGAGTTGGGAAGATTGGAAGATCACAATTTCAAGCCAACTCGGGCGAAAGAGGCAGGGCACGAGAATGATTTCTTACCAGAGAACAATCAGAGAGAGAATCAGTTGTACCGGCATCGGCCTTCATTCCGGAAAAAAATCAAAAATGACGCTCGTTCCGGCTGAGCCTGACAGCGGAATTCGATTTCAGCGTACCGATGTGCCGGGAAAGGGTTGTTTGATCGAGGCATCATACCGGAATCTGGCAACCGTGAACTATGCAACTACATTATCAAAAGACGGGCAGAGCGTTCAGACAGTTGAGCACCTGCTGGCTGCTGTGGCTGGCGTGGGTATCGACAATCTGCTCATCGAAATCGATTCAGAAGAAGTGCCGATCATGGACGGTAGTTCGGCACCATTTGTCTTCCTGCTGCAGGAAGCGGGAATTTTAGAGCAGCCGGCGCCTAAAAAATATCTCAAGATCAAAAAAGCCATTCAGGTAGGTGCGGACGATAAATTTATCAGAATTCTCCCCGCGAAAGAGCTGGAAGTTACCTACACCATCAATTTTAATCATCCGCTCATTAATACCCAGCAGGCACATTACGTCATTACCGAATCCTCCTTTATCAAGAAAATATCCCGCGCCCGTACATTCGGCTTTCTCCACGAAGCCAAACAGCTCCGGGAAGCGGGATTGATCAAGGGAGGATCTCTGGACAATGCGATTGTGGTCGGTGATTATCACATTCTGAATGGAAGCTTGCGGTTTGAGGATGAGTTTGTCTGCCATAAGATCATCGATTTCATTGGCGACCTCTATCTGCTTGGACGCCCGATAATCGGCCATGTCATTGCTTATAAGGCGGGGCACGGGCTTCATTCCCTGCTGGTTAAGGAAATCGCCCAATATATCCATACATGGGAGTTTATTCCTGAGCTTGAAGAGACAACCAGCCTTCCTGAAACGATTATATCTCCTCAGGAGATCGTTTACTCCTGCTCCACCAAGCCAAGCCTGGCAGCTACAACAGCCTCCTGAGGTCAAAAGGGAACCGCACGAGGCTGTATCATCCGGCCAAGGGAAATCTCAAAATTGAGACAGTCAGGAGGAAGCGAAGTACAGCAGCAGGGCTTCCCGGATAATTTTGGCTGCCACAATACTGCTCACCTGATGAGGGGTCTGATACGGCAGAAGCTCTACCACATCCATACCAACCACCCGTGCGGCACGAAAAATGGATAAGACCTGCATCAATTGATGAAAACTGAGCCCGCCGGGCTCAGGTGTACCGGTTCCCGGCAGGGCCGAAGG
Protein-coding sequences here:
- a CDS encoding ATP-binding protein is translated as MIFLSVLACGWYFYGYTRHYLDQELGQRLIDIARTIALHLDGDIVKQLTPGNESGLTYRNLIVQLDQIRQATAANRIYVFDKNNRSLLDTQPAIAIGTEYLKLKFDQLELESVWQKKGMASVLFLGEDGNYYKSGYAPVLLDGKVIAIVGVDASAVFLEILQKFQRNVMTFGLACILISLAIGYIVSKTITNPIHKLVAAIENIGSGDFKTEIKIRANDEIGFLGRTIEQMRLSILKRDAQMKLMLANVAHEIRNPLGGIELFAGILAEELGQAEDGQSSAMAAIPAKEHLEKITREVKKLNQIITEFLDFAKPKPPQKVEIYLEELIQAAYSMLALEFEGASIEFRSEIEPRLKVSVDPEQFKRVFINILKNSLQAIQQGGIPQGKITVRAEKKDGLMEVVVSDNGPGIPHDNLSRLFEPFFTTREKGAGLGLAIVQKILSDHGASIEIQSREGGLTTAAIRIPV
- a CDS encoding sigma-54 dependent transcriptional regulator, which codes for MRKILVIEDDSTMREGMCYSLRREGHEVHSAKDGKEGLLLCRKMNLDLVITDYRMEPVSGLEVLEEIKKINPETDVVLITAYGTMELAVQAMTKGASDCVSKPLSLEEFRTRIRKVLQNKAVREENQRLGEENQYLRTQVSQQYNFGQIIGQSKPMQLVFEQIRKIAPTDSSVLIAGESGTGKELIAHAIHNLSSRKDNPFIKVNCGALAEGLLESELFGHEKGAFTNAIRQKRGKFELADGGSIFLDEIGDISENVQVKLLRVLQEKEIDRVGGEHTKKVDVRVIAASNKNLFELAQQGRFREDLYYRLNVIPLDLPPLRHRKEDIPLLVDHFLRKKGVELKKPVSKIAPTAIEALQEYDWPGNIRELENLIERALVLCDRDEIQLCDFPVFLEKDKLNGVHLSEEDLSLNPNLESLELQLLKRAMEKAGGVKTKAAEILGIKTSALYYKLEKYKLIE
- a CDS encoding FAD-dependent oxidoreductase; amino-acid sequence: MRKIAYLITLLLVITIQPVTGGIAEAETKQPKDLRIAIVGAGVAGLSAAYYLKDTGYENVTVYEKEPQVGGKVHSFTYDGHTHELGAMWIEEYYRNIYGLAFKYDIDLQLDEADFIFRDANNTNYKSAQEYVIAKYGSSETNAALANFQKIQIKFRSLNKTGFAGADPELFMTFDKFSQKYQIEPIAYGFKTWWTNGGFGYYNEVPALYVLKALMPAMRDLDSVFITLHRVPDGYQRLWEKIAEDLDDVRLNHTVEKVKRQSDSNSVSIEVTANGVTETFDRIIITCDLKESLKFLDATEEEQELFSQVQSYNYDVHFFHAHGINYRNGSLVVLMANNVPERNGHVLGLLNREDSPGVWKSYQIAPWGTPSDELISFVKEDVKQLGGQVESIIIQKQWSFFPHVKTQTLHDGFYDRIEASQGKNGTYYAGGIMCLEGTERVLRYSKKLVETYF
- a CDS encoding alpha/beta hydrolase; its protein translation is MSLRRQTISNTVMSGMFSKIVQAFLILLCTGLVSTSTATALAASLPAQPSTGPGSTDYAHSQIISSSHGAGTLQYYIYEPDSPKPSRAPLIVFLHGWGGMDPSNYEAWIRHIVRMGNIVVYPVYQTMATTSTHYNSNSLEAVRNSLETLHSGGHVVPDLGRFAIVGHSVGGILAANMAALAEAAGLPAPKAVMSVEPGISTMFNLEDLSTIPSDALLLSVAGDRDSVVGDSDAKSIFRNTPQIPPENKDYITMVSDNYGSPSLLADHFAPCCSNSNNVDPLDYYCLWKLFDALTDAAFYGRNREYALGNTPQQRYMGKWSDGTPVRELIVTDNP
- the lpxC gene encoding UDP-3-O-acyl-N-acetylglucosamine deacetylase, translated to MISYQRTIRERISCTGIGLHSGKKSKMTLVPAEPDSGIRFQRTDVPGKGCLIEASYRNLATVNYATTLSKDGQSVQTVEHLLAAVAGVGIDNLLIEIDSEEVPIMDGSSAPFVFLLQEAGILEQPAPKKYLKIKKAIQVGADDKFIRILPAKELEVTYTINFNHPLINTQQAHYVITESSFIKKISRARTFGFLHEAKQLREAGLIKGGSLDNAIVVGDYHILNGSLRFEDEFVCHKIIDFIGDLYLLGRPIIGHVIAYKAGHGLHSLLVKEIAQYIHTWEFIPELEETTSLPETIISPQEIVYSCSTKPSLAATTAS
- a CDS encoding Gx transporter family protein, encoding MPWLRLGLANIIIMVVIVLYGVKDGLLVSFLRAIVGSILIGTFLLL